One Xenopus tropicalis strain Nigerian chromosome 8, UCB_Xtro_10.0, whole genome shotgun sequence genomic window carries:
- the spred3 gene encoding sprouty-related, EVH1 domain-containing protein 3 — protein sequence MDRDYIVRVRAVVMCRDDSSGGWVPMGGGGLSHVMICKVRRPETSHQRDYLIRGERLRDQTTILECVLKKGLVYNKANPIFHHWKVEESKFGLTFQSPADAVTFERSVQAAMEELAEGSLSHSSSSSSSSSSTREEAEALEDALPLHTDSESSSNSRKEMLPKHITIVTSESSSSCYVRSPVSEDFGFSTGPSVSPTTQSQPLQRLSFHDEEELESINPCKDLWVSKGYEDYRRAALQRTEQPKSDLRVHFQKASGSKAKERHFPGATGTTLTESEGPLKDPSASPSCRIHGTPSPKSKEHANVLGEDDTATARCVYCRDVFTSEENGRGQCQDAPDPIGRCVYQLSCMWCAESLLYHCMSDSEGEYSDPCSCDPGHPHFCVRWAALVALSLVVPCMCCYLPLRACHWCGEHCGCCGGKHKAVR from the exons ctACATTGTGAGGGTCCGAGCAGTGGTGATGTGCAGAGACGATTCTAGTGGGGGCTGGGTTCCTATGGGAGGAGGTGGTCTCAGCCACGTCATGATTTGCAAAGTACGGCGGCCAGAGACATCCCACCAACGAGATTACCTCATCCGTGGGGAAAGACTGAGGGATCAGACA ACCATTCTGGAGTGTGTATTAAAGAAGGGTTTGGTGTACAACAAGGCCAATCCAATCTTCCACCACTGGAAGGTAGAGGAGAGCAAGTTTGGTTTGACATTCCAGAGCCCAGCGGATGCAGTCACATTTGAAAGAAGTGTACAGGCTGCAATGGAGGAACTGGCAGAAG GATCCCTTTCACATTCgtcatcctcatcatcatcttCCTCCTCTACACGAGAAGAAGCAGAAGCTTTGGAAGATGCCTTGCCT CTACATACAGATAGTGAGTCCTCCTCTAACAGCCGTAAGGAGATGCTACCAAAACATATTACCATTGTTACTAGTGAGTCCTCATCCAGCTGCTATGTGAGATCCCCTGTGTCTGAGGATTTTGGGTTCAGCACTGGTCCATCAGTCAGCCCTACAACACAG TCCCAGCCACTACAGAGACTGTCTTTCCATGATGAAGAGGAACTGGAGAGCATCAACCCATGTAAGGACCTTTGGGTATCAAAAGGTTATGAAGATTACCGTCGTGCGGCCTTGCAGCGGACTGAACAGCCCAAGTCTGATCTGAGAGTTCACTTTCAAAAAGCCAGTGGCAGTAAAGCTAAAGAAAGACACTTTCCCGGAGCCACAGGCACAACATTAACAGAAAGTGAGGGGCCTCTGAAAGACCCTAGTGCCTCTCCTTCCTGTCGAATACATGGTACTCCTTCTCCTAAATCTAAGGAACATGCTAATGTCCTTGGAGAGGATGACACAGCCACTGCCCGCTGTGTTTACTGCAGGGACGTATTTACCAGTGAGGAGAATGGCAGAGGGCAGTGCCAAGATGCTCCTGACCCTATCGGGCGTTGTGTCTACCAGCTGTCTTGCATGTGGTGCGCTGAGAGCCTTCTGTACCACTGCATGTCAGACTCAGAAGGAGAATATTCGGACCCTTGCTCCTGTGATCCAGGGCACCCCCATTTTTGTGTACGTTGGGCTGCCCTGGTGGCCTTGTCTCTTGTAGTTCCCTGCATGTGCTGCTACCTCCCATTGCGGGCGTGCCATTGGTGCGGAGAACATTGTGGTTGTTGTGGGGGAAAGCACAAAGCAGTGCGGTGA